Within Gambusia affinis linkage group LG01, SWU_Gaff_1.0, whole genome shotgun sequence, the genomic segment ACTTTTCTCCCTCCTGCTCTCTACTATGATGCAGCTTTTCCCATCAGCCTgacatgaatgctaaggctagctagcatggccaccgatggCAGTGGAGTTGTTTTCCCCCTATAGCACATTTAGCAGAGCATTAACaatgttgattgacagcactaagacccgcctcctgcctctgattggttgtttttgactggacTTGTGCATTTCTTCAGGTGGAAATAGCAGCAAAGAGAGGAGTCAGAGGAGATTGTTCcgttcacagattatctgtttcatattttactgtcacaataaagttttcatgtctttttgcttttcttaagTAGATCTaactatgaatatttttgatttttactcCACTACGTTTTACAGTACGTATCTGTATTTTCTACTCCACCAGCTTTCTATGATATTTTGGGTTATGCTAGATATcgcttttctaaaaacaaatgtttattaatttgaaagaaatcaatGACTTATTCAAACTGACCTGTTCAAAAAAATTGGCTTTTGGGTCTACGTTTTAAAAGTAGTATCAGGAACTTAAAATATTGTTCTCTATTGATCCATTAAAAGGTGGAATATAAAGTATTCTTTAATTGGTGTTGAAGACAAATTGAAGttgaaatatttgtggaaaGGATGCCTAATATCTCATTTTTCAAGCATATCTTTAGCTAGAATCTTTGCTGTAGTTAAAATAACgcattaattttgtttgaattaaacaaaaactttcaaaggTGTAATCATTCCTGCAGATAATCTATAAAATTTTGAAGCACAGATTTACAAGTATAGGGTAACAGaaagttaaaacaataaaaatatgcattatcTGCAATTCTGTTCCTTAAAATGGCACAACAGCATTGACATACGAAGGAAAATGTACAGTCAGCACACTTAAAGATATTTTAGACTGTCACATCAGGGaatacatacatgcatacattGCAGTGTTTGAGTACTTCCTCAGGGGTAATCCTTTCAGTTGacaaaacaaacctttcaaatgaataaatctgatgAGATTTCTTCCAAACTGCAGTCAAGTGATCAATGTTTGCTACATGCTGCATCATGCTGACTCCCACCCTTCTGTATTCCTGTCTTACAATTTTCCTTTGCATATTTTCcttgtattattttttgtaactcCAAAAGCTGCTGATGAAAGGAACAGATGGTTTGTTGTCGGGCTCGTGTCAGCTCCACTGAGTCCTCTGTCAGATCATTTACACCCTCCTTCCCATTGCCACTCAGCTGTGGAGTTGTGTGCAAACCGGACGGCAGCACATACCAGAGACTGGCAGCGTGCAAACTATCCCAGTCTTTAAGTtccaattaaaacaaacctcaaaGTGATGAAGCAATTGTTCACTCTTACTAACATCTTGGAGAGGCCATCTTGACAGgaataaatcagttttgaaACTATGCAGACATGTAGCAGAATGAGGCTTTGTTCCAGTTTCCTTTTGTCAGGGGACATGTTGTGCTTTTGGGATTTGCTGCTATCAGTGGTAATGCACATAAAAAGAGAGAAGCTTTAATTTGACAACTAACTAATTAGTAGGATCACACAAATTCCtgtttatgaaagaaaatataattaagtGCTGCAAGGGGTAAGCTTTTTGTAGGAGTTCATTTAGAGCTGGGGATATGttacatgatttttttgttcttttggtcAATTTTACATCCGATTCCCAGGTCTGTCATTCTAGTTGTGGTTAGTTGGCAGAGCAATTCTGTCAGTTTTGAGACTTGGGAAGTTTGATAGGGGAACCAACAAGACAGTCCAACAAACTCGCGTCAGATCTGAATGTAGTCAggtttaatcagattaatcgtgatAAATTGATTATGAAATAATTGCCTGCTAACTTAGTAATCAAGTAATCAGAAACTGCAGTAGACAGATTCTAAAAAACaacactcagagcagtaattatgccaaaactgtacaaaaatatattatttgctATAAACCATCAAAGGTACATtaaatgttattgcattttaggcaatacaATATGTAATTTCTTATCTGGTCCTTTCATTTCTTACTAAAAAAGGGAATTAGCAGAAATATAGATTGTCTGTGAATATCTTCCATTACTGCTAGTTACTGGAATGTTGGTCCAGTCAAAtcctctctctcctttctcGCTCTCTGAGAGTTTAATGCTCTCAGTTTGCTTTAGTTGTTCAAAATCTTGTAGTCTGTCAACTTCTAGCAGGTCCAGTTCAGATCTCCAGTCTTGTAAAACATCTGTTAGCATAACCAGTCTTTTCCAAATCTGTGAAGAATGTGAGTGTGTACTGAGGGCCCGGCGTAACTTACCTAGGGCAATGTCTGTTCTGCCGATGTGCTGCAAGGCACGAGAGAGCCTGTCGTAGTAAATCTTTTCACCAAACTTCAGCAGCCAGTTTGACAAGGATGTCCTGCATTGACTCTTTTCATCTGCTAAACACAAAACACCAGACAATTAGAGAAACGTGACACTGAGCACCAGGAAGCCGCAACAAGCACTCAAAACTGAGCTGGACATGTTTTTCCCtcacatcaaacacattttttattttggtattaaaaaaaattatatttgcacAATTTTGCAGTTATTCAACACTGGATTCAGTCTTTCAATATTGTACTTATATTCAAGTATAATATTAACATAGCCTCTAAATAATCTTGTCTATATTTTTTGCTGTAcacttattttgtttaaaaatgcattaaaagttgATCATTCATgtaacatacagtacagaccaaaagtttggagttgtgtccaaacatttggtctgtagagtaaaacaaaagatgaatgattttttcttcattaaaaaatgtgaaataagtaTTACAAAGTATTAGAAGAAAGtaatgttttgtaataaaaatctaaaaaataatttatataaaaaaaatacaatttactgCAATAAGATTCCCCCGCTAGTCTAGAATAACAAATCAGTAACATTGTGTATCTATAGGCATTGTTCTActcagtatattttatttccctcactgttttactttgacattttccCGTCTAAACTTTTTGGATGACCCATTATGTAACTCCACATGGGAACAGTATTGCAccacctgagaaaaaaaacccgtCAACGATTTTAAGAGGGGTCAAAGGTCTCAAATGACCTGTGAACCAACCTGCATCTCTCTTGGCTCTAGAATTCAGTCGATTATTTTCTAGAGAGAGACGGTCAATGCGCTGAAAAATGTCCTCTGCTGGGCGAGACAGGGCAATCAGGAGCTTTTCACAGTCTCTGGAGGTCAGCATCTCCACTAAACGCTCCACCTGATGAACTCCAATGTCTTCTGCCACTGAAAGTCAAAAAATAAGGAATAATGGcagcagcaaacacaaaaacaaaagcagatagCAACAACTTCTGCTTTAGCTACTGCCACGCGAAGTTGTGATTGTCTTGTGTATTAAACTGTCATATTAATATGAAGCATTCATTGGCGTCTGAAATCCAAAACTCTAAAtctgtgaaagttttttttcctgctctgtttcTCCCACCTGTGTCTTCCTGTGCTGACCTCTGGGacagaaggagaaagaagaaacacaatttataGACTTTCATGTCAGCTGTTCAGTGTAAGTCTGTGCTCCTTCATCAGTTTGTACCAACAagcttaaattgttttaaagataaacataaGTCTCAGAAGCCAAACACCAAGGATACTGTTGCTACGctaaaaaaatcacacattgTTGGTAATGTTTTTACTAACATATTtggatattaaaaataacatttaacacaaaaatacaagttatttaaataacaacacaaactgaagaaagtttaaaattttctgtgAAGTGTTGTTGAAAATTTCAGTTCTTATTAAGGCATTCCCATATTCATTCCCAAATAACTTATGTGTTTTATATCAGAGGCACATAATTATAACACTGTTATTTCATATTAGGAtaaatttgttctgtttctatCTCAGGCAGGAAGTTTTTTAGTGGAAGTTGTTACAGATTATGAGTCTTGTTAAGTGTTTATGGAGGTCTAAAGAGAATTGGAAATCAACCTGAATGGAAAATTTCCTAGAAGTGGAGGAAATCCGACACAACTTGCCACATTCCTTGGACTTCCCACACATACAAGTTCAGCCTGAATGCAGACAGCTTGCTATTAAGTGAAGTCTCCAGGGACCCTTAAGCCATCATGGAAGCAAGGTCTTGCTACTGTTAAAGATGATCTACTATTCTTCCTTTAAACAAGTTAGAGTAACTCTATGGGTTgttcaaaacatgtttaataaattttttgaacagatattttcagataatgagattttatctCCTCAgttcagctatttttttttttttttagcttctttcAGAATTAGCTGTTTTATGACATTGTCACTTTTATCCAAATAAGCTTCTGCTGGCCACGCCGCCTACTCAGTGTTTACATTCTCTAATATTTTATACATGTGAaactagtctttttttttttctttagcatttCATTGGTTTAAACCTGTCAACATAATGAACTTTAGTTTGGTGGAATCTATCAGTCTTTGCTTCAGTTCAGTATTTGTAGTTCTCTaatatttgaaacatatttttattcagctctAAGTGTCAGTTTGTTGTTATAGTTCTCTGTGTGTCTTAGTTCCTGCTAATATTAAAAACCAGCCGTTTctatttgtttctgtgttgcttcGTTGTTCTCTTCAGACCTTTTGAGTTGAATCTGGATCATTTTTTACGTTGGGTTGTGTCtctggtttgtttacatttggatTCACCCACTGACTTTAgtttagcttttaatttttctttaatcaacTTGTTAATTTTTGCCCGCCTGGCTCCTTCCTGCATTTTGATCCCTGAATTTTACTTGACAGTCAGAAACGTTATTCTTGATCTATCTGGTGTTTTCCTTGATGTTCATGATGCTGCTTGTTcaataatgtttttaacaaacctCTGACATTTTTATAGAAGAGCTGTAGCTTTGCtgggattaaattacacactgcAGGGTTTATCACTAAGGTGATTTCTGAAGGGAATTGGTTGCACTTGACTATATTTAGGCCTAGCATCACAGTAACAGAACGTGAAAATGAATGTACAACACACTTCAAATATTTAGAGCATCTTGGAAACCATGTTCTTCCACACAGttttgcactactttgtgaTGATCTTTCACATAAATTCCTCAAAAAAGCTTGTAGTTGTAGTAAAAAACCTGAagttttggaaacattttttatttggtactcattttttattcaaaaaaataattcttttttgaCCCAAGTGACCTTCTATTGAGAGACAGGAATCAGGGTGGAGAAAGATGCAGAAACTGGCCTGACACTGACAATCAAACCCAAGACAACTGCATAAAGGCTTTTAGCCTCTGCACATGGTGAAGATACTTGCACATTTTCAATACattaactattttctttttattgcaaGATTTATGCTGCAGGTAGCAATAAATCCCtaagataaattattttaaagcattgCAAATGTGTATGAGAACAAAAGAAATGGTTCATATGAATTCCTGTATTTGTGCAGACATTGATAACCAAGGGCTATAAGTATGTTACACTTTTATGATttttgcatattaaaaaaacatcagtggTTGTTGTAAACCAAACAGAACCCTGCAGAGAGACAGTCTGTTCACAGCCCTGTGGCTGTAGAGCTCTGTTGCTAAAGTCAATTGAACTTAAAAGCTCTACCCAGATCAGGCCCCGTTAGACCCTGAAGATATATGCTCCAAACAGCTTGAAAGTCCATACTACTAGTCTCTGCATGGTATCTGTGGCTAACACTTTCATGTCTGTTTCTCCTTCCATTGCAGAACTTCAGAGTATTGTGCTGGAAGTCGTGGAGATGCATCTATTTAGCagggagaaaatgtttaatggcATCATTGTGAGGGCTATGTCGAGGgcatgttttaaattgttaataAGCTTCATCTG encodes:
- the LOC122830854 gene encoding transmembrane and death domain protein 1-like isoform X2, with translation MKVYKLCFFFLLLSQRSAQEDTVAEDIGVHQVERLVEMLTSRDCEKLLIALSRPAEDIFQRIDRLSLENNRLNSRAKRDADEKSQCRTSLSNWLLKFGEKIYYDRLSRALQHIGRTDIALEVGKNINQDKILNLKRYVEDYKKQVNSLIDLPANPEPQGPKDPHQKGRRIKIEDVSWRDLDLVVKRAPVPTYSKGAQDVALPVLYGILLGLVTCIGLFLILVLVSRE
- the LOC122830854 gene encoding transmembrane and death domain protein 1-like isoform X1, producing the protein MKVYKLCFFFLLLSQRSAQEDTVAEDIGVHQVERLVEMLTSRDCEKLLIALSRPAEDIFQRIDRLSLENNRLNSRAKRDAADEKSQCRTSLSNWLLKFGEKIYYDRLSRALQHIGRTDIALEVGKNINQDKILNLKRYVEDYKKQVNSLIDLPANPEPQGPKDPHQKGRRIKIEDVSWRDLDLVVKRAPVPTYSKGAQDVALPVLYGILLGLVTCIGLFLILVLVSRE